Below is a window of Chloroflexota bacterium DNA.
GCGCACTGCCTGAGCCGTCTGGGCAATCAGCCCGTTCAACGGCATGGGCTGGCGCTCAAGATCGGCAATCTTCAGGCGTTGCAGGGTGACAATGTCGTTGACGACTTTGGTAAGGGCGGTGCATTTGCGCCGCACCACTTCCAGCCCTTTGATTTGCGTCTCGGTCAGCGAGCCAAGTTCCTGCGACAGCAAAAGCTCGACGTAGCCCAGAATGAAGGTGAGCGGTGTTCGCAGTTCGTGCGAAATGTTCTGGATCAACTCGTCCTTGAGTTGGTCGGCTTCCTTGAGTTCGGCGTAAGCCTGCTCCAGGTTGCCGGTGCGGGCCAGCAGATCGCGCACCAGCCGGGCATTCTCAATAGCCGCCGCCGCCCACTGGGCCAGCGTTTCGGTCACGTTCAAATCTTCTTCGTCGAACTTGCCTTCTTCTTTGTTGACCAGTTCCAGCACGCCGATGACCTGACGCTTGATAAGCAAAGGCACGGCCACCACGTTGGTCGTCGTCAGCCCCGTCGTCTGGTCAACACCGCGATAGAAACGCGAATCCTTTTTGACATCGTCCACCAGCGCCGGTTTGGCGTTCTGCGCCACCCAGCCGATCACCCCAAAACCGACCGGCACTTTCATCCCCAGCAGTTTTTCCACTCCGGGGCCGACGACGGCTTTGAAGATCAGCCCCGGCGATTTTTCGTCCACCAGCAAAATGGAGCCGGCCTTGGCCCCCAGCACCCGCGCCGCCTCTTCGAGAATCGTCTGCGGGATCGAATCGAAATCGAGCGAGCCGGCCATGATCCGGGCGGCGTTGTTGACGGAGGTCAACTGCCGGGTGCGCCGGATCAATTCCGTCTCGCGGCCCTTTTGCTCCGAAAGGTCGGTCACCACCAGCACGTCGCCGATGTCGGTTTTGTTGCCCGGCACGTGAACGGCCAGCACCGGCATCAGCGAGCCGTTCTTGCGAATCAGCTGCTTCTCAAACGAACTGGTGCTGGTTCCTTTGGTGAGCCAGGCGTCGGTGGCCGAGCGATCGGTTTCATAGATCAAATCGGTCACGGGGCGGCCCATCAACTCCGATTCTTCGTAGGCCAACATGCGGCACAACCGGCGATTGACGAAGTTGATGTGCGAAGCCTTATCCAGCATCATCAAGCCGTCGCCCATGGTGTTGACCAGGGCCTGATGAAAGAGCTTGTCGCGCCGGGCTTCCAGCTCCCGCTTTTCAAGTTGCTGAAGGAGATGCTGGTTTTCAATAGCCATCGCCGCCTGGCTGCCCAGCAGGGTCAGCAGGCGCAAGTCGGAGGCGCTCAACCGGTTTTCGCCCCGGCGGGCGACCAGCATCACGCCAATGGTTTTGCCGCGCAAGGTCAGCGGCAAAAGGCTGGCTACTTGCGCGCCGGCCACTTCCAGGCCTTTGGCCAGAAGGTCGCCGCCGGCCATGCGCGAGATGGCTTTGGCGGTTTGTTCGATGAGCGATTGATCGGTCAGGGCAACTTCGCTGAGAGGGTTGAGTTGTTTTGCCAGGGGGAAGGCAATGTCGTTGGCATTGCCCCGGATGGTGCGTAGAAACAAACGCGACACGTCCTCGCCGGCCATCCCGGCAATAGCCGCCGATTTCAGCATCCGGCTGTCGTCGTCCACCGCCAGAATCCACACCAGCGACGCGGCCAGCATCATCACCGTGCCGTGCGCAATCTCAGACAATTGATCGGCAGACTGTTGATCGCCCGCCAGCCGGTCGGTGCGTGGCCGGTGGAAGACGGCCTTGATGCGCACCGCCAGGTCAACCGGATCAATAGGCTTGGTGATGTAGTCGTCGGCCCCGGCCAGCAGGCCCTCGGCCCGGTCGGCGGCTTGTGATTTTGCCGTGAGTAGAACGATGGGGAGTTGGGCGGTCTTGGGATCGGCCCGCACGCGACGGCTCACTTCGTAGCCGTCCATGTCGGCCATCATCACGTCCAGCACCAACAGGTCGGGCTTGCTGGTGGCAATAGCGCGCAAAGCATCGTTGCCAGAGAGTGCTTCCAGCACTTCGTAGCCCTGCCCGCGTAAAATGTAGCCAATTAATCGTAGTGTTTGAACATCGTCGTCTACGACCAGGATTCTTTTCGCCACTCTTGTATCTTATCCTTGAAACGGTAAAGCCGCAATAGTCGCCCGCGCCCCGTTAATTACAATTTCCGATCCAATTTCGTCTGAGGGCTTCGCAAACCCCAACCCTATCCAGCCGAAACGCGGCGACTCGACGGCGCTGGTAACGAGTCCACCCGGAGTCAACGGGGAAGCCGCCTTGAGGCCGATGAGCCGCTTCGCCAGTTTTCCCCGGCTCTCCATGCGGGCAATGATTTCCTGCCCAATGTAACAGCCTTTGGTAAAACTAACGTCATTCCAAAGCCCAGATTCGAGCGGGATAAAATCTTCGCCCATTTCGTGGCCCATCTCAGGCAAACCGGCCTCCACGCGCAAAATGTTGTAAACCGCCGGGTCGGCCTCAATCGCGCCTGCTTCCACGGCTTTGGCCCGCCACTGGGCCATCTCGGTTTTTTCGGCTGCCACAAAGAAACTGCTCCCGGCCACCGAGTCGGCCCGACCGATGATCGCCCCGCCCTGCCGTCGCGCGTGATGCAGTTTCAATGCGCTCGCGCCACTCATCAGCCTCTCGATGATTGAATCTGCTTTGGGGCCAAACAATCGAAACTGCGCCAACTCACTCGAAGCGTCCGCCAGTGCTACGTCATCCTGAAAGAAAATGTAGCCGCTGAGCCAGCGCCGGATCGTCGTCGCCATGTTGGCGCTCCCCAGCACCAGCGCCTTCGGCTCAAGGTTGATGACGATGATCCGGTCAACGATGCGAGCCAGAGGCGTGGTGAGCACGGTGGCCCGGCCTTCGTTCTCGGCCATGTTCGTCAAGTCGTTAGTGGACATGCGGTGGATCAGATCGATCCGGTCGCGGCCAGCCGCCCACAACAGGGCGTGGTCGGGCAAATCCATCAGGCCACAGCCTTCGAGCACGGCGTTGTAGTTGTGGAGGGTGGCGTTGTCCATAATATACCTTTAAGAAACGACAAGACGCGCGGCTCTTGCTTCGCGCGTCTTGTTGAATTCAAGGGGCTGAGAACGCAGAGACGTTACTTCTGCGAAGCAAGGTAAGCGACCAGGTCGCTAATTTGTTGCGGTGAGAGAACATCCTTGAAGTTCGGCGGCATCAACCCATCCTGGAAGTTCGGAACCACGAAGGCGCTGGGCTGGGTGATGGATTCGTAAATGTACTGCTCGACCGAATAGCCGGGTTTGCGCGTGCCGGCGTGCGCGCCGACGCCAAGCAGTGACGGGCCGACAAGCGTGGCGTCGGTAGTGATGTTGTGGCACGAGGCGCAGGGCGGCACGACGCCATTGAAGGCGGTCTGCCCGTCGGCGGCATTGCCGGCAGGAAGCTTGTCAATCTCGGCCTGCACCAGGTCTGCCGGGCTGGGCGCGGCCACGGTGGTGGCCGCCGGAGTCGGGAAGCGGGCGGCGTCCACGGCCTTTATTTCGGTGAAGGCCGGGGCCACCCAAACGGCGATGCCACCCAGGATCGCCAGCACCACAAAGGCGTTTCCGGCTATCAAGGCTTTGTCCACCAGCGTCATCTGCCGCACCGAGTCCAGCACAAATTCCGGTTTGAGTTTTGGCTCCAGAGCGGCAATCTCTGCCGAGGGCCAGGCCGGGCCGGCCTTGGCCGCTTTGTCTTTCTCTTCTTGAGTGCGATAGAACCACATTGCCAGCCCGGCGCCGACTGCGCCGGTTGCGCCCAGGATGACGACGACACTGACCGCCGGAATGACCCACAACGGCACTTCGGCTTTTTCTTCGCCCGCCGGAACTTCAAACGTCAGGGCCAGAAATTCATTGGCGCTTCGGGTGAAGTTTTTGCCATTGCCAAAGGCAACATAGGCGGCCAGAAGCAGAAGGGCGATCACCGAGCCGATGATCCACTGACGGGTCTCGACGTTTTCGGGCGTGGCCTTGTAAGAGTAAGAGGGAACGTAAGGCGGCACAGCGCCTTCATCGGCTTTGGAGTCGCTGAGC
It encodes the following:
- a CDS encoding GAF domain-containing protein, whose amino-acid sequence is MAKRILVVDDDVQTLRLIGYILRGQGYEVLEALSGNDALRAIATSKPDLLVLDVMMADMDGYEVSRRVRADPKTAQLPIVLLTAKSQAADRAEGLLAGADDYITKPIDPVDLAVRIKAVFHRPRTDRLAGDQQSADQLSEIAHGTVMMLAASLVWILAVDDDSRMLKSAAIAGMAGEDVSRLFLRTIRGNANDIAFPLAKQLNPLSEVALTDQSLIEQTAKAISRMAGGDLLAKGLEVAGAQVASLLPLTLRGKTIGVMLVARRGENRLSASDLRLLTLLGSQAAMAIENQHLLQQLEKRELEARRDKLFHQALVNTMGDGLMMLDKASHINFVNRRLCRMLAYEESELMGRPVTDLIYETDRSATDAWLTKGTSTSSFEKQLIRKNGSLMPVLAVHVPGNKTDIGDVLVVTDLSEQKGRETELIRRTRQLTSVNNAARIMAGSLDFDSIPQTILEEAARVLGAKAGSILLVDEKSPGLIFKAVVGPGVEKLLGMKVPVGFGVIGWVAQNAKPALVDDVKKDSRFYRGVDQTTGLTTTNVVAVPLLIKRQVIGVLELVNKEEGKFDEEDLNVTETLAQWAAAAIENARLVRDLLARTGNLEQAYAELKEADQLKDELIQNISHELRTPLTFILGYVELLLSQELGSLTETQIKGLEVVRRKCTALTKVVNDIVTLQRLKIADLERQPMPLNGLIAQTAQAVRTLAQQSDQMLAVEMPEHEVVVSIDEERIVQVIDNLLNNAVKFGRPTGKIVLKLTDLDSQARVEIQDSGIGIPEDKLDRIFQRFYQVDSGTTRRYGGVGLGLALCREIVEAHGGKIWAESELGVGSRFIFVLPKARMETAVAK
- a CDS encoding c-type cytochrome, translating into MQRALTILGLLILFGVGVFAIAGGFAGGGGAYIVPNDPVAAAVLVGSIVGVLVLTVVTGGGLAFVFTWLNTQLVKDKPGALSDSKADEGAVPPYVPSYSYKATPENVETRQWIIGSVIALLLLAAYVAFGNGKNFTRSANEFLALTFEVPAGEEKAEVPLWVIPAVSVVVILGATGAVGAGLAMWFYRTQEEKDKAAKAGPAWPSAEIAALEPKLKPEFVLDSVRQMTLVDKALIAGNAFVVLAILGGIAVWVAPAFTEIKAVDAARFPTPAATTVAAPSPADLVQAEIDKLPAGNAADGQTAFNGVVPPCASCHNITTDATLVGPSLLGVGAHAGTRKPGYSVEQYIYESITQPSAFVVPNFQDGLMPPNFKDVLSPQQISDLVAYLASQK